In Fluviispira sanaruensis, a genomic segment contains:
- a CDS encoding carboxypeptidase M32 — MTQHEKFKILSEKFAEITDLRAASSVLYWDQNTYMPPQGAEARGRQMATLSKVAHEKVTNAQIEKLFSDLEGYEKDLPYESHDASFLRLARREYELATKVPADFIAKMVQHFSVSYEAWIRAKGESNFKLIEPFLEKSVDLSLQYSEFFPHKHILDPLIAEQDYGFTAESITNIFSELRSELVPFAKDIISTKKTDFEFLNKKYPKKNQQLFVEKILTEIGYDFSRGRLDLTHHPFMISFALGDIRITNRYDENNFNDSVFGAIHELGHAFYELGNAKELDGNILFGGTSAGVHESQSRLWENMVGRSIDFWQYFYKDFQMLFPEQLKNVSLKTFYAGINNVTPSLIRTESDEVTYNLHVMIRFNLEKQLLEGKLKVKELPEAWNACYLSDLGVKVPDDSHGCLQDVHWYAGLVGGSFQGYTLGNLMSAQFFDAASADLPNLNNDIKNGDFTQLQKWLIENIYCHGKKFTGPEVLKKATKKDLNIANYMNYLKRKFPIK; from the coding sequence ATGACTCAACATGAAAAATTTAAAATATTAAGTGAGAAATTCGCAGAAATAACAGATTTACGAGCGGCATCATCGGTTTTATACTGGGATCAAAATACCTATATGCCTCCTCAGGGAGCCGAGGCCAGAGGGCGGCAAATGGCAACTTTAAGTAAAGTTGCTCATGAAAAAGTTACAAACGCGCAAATTGAGAAGTTATTTTCTGATTTAGAAGGTTATGAAAAAGATTTACCCTATGAATCTCATGATGCTTCTTTTCTTCGACTAGCACGTAGAGAATATGAGTTAGCTACAAAAGTTCCCGCCGATTTTATTGCGAAAATGGTTCAACATTTTTCTGTATCTTATGAAGCTTGGATAAGAGCTAAAGGTGAAAGTAATTTCAAATTAATAGAGCCTTTTTTAGAAAAATCAGTTGATCTTTCTCTTCAATACTCAGAGTTTTTTCCGCATAAACACATTTTAGACCCCTTGATTGCAGAGCAGGATTATGGTTTTACTGCAGAAAGTATTACAAATATTTTTTCTGAGTTAAGATCTGAACTTGTGCCATTTGCAAAAGATATTATTTCTACAAAAAAAACAGATTTTGAATTTTTAAATAAAAAGTATCCTAAAAAAAATCAGCAATTGTTTGTGGAGAAAATCTTAACTGAAATTGGTTATGATTTTTCGCGTGGGCGCCTTGATCTTACCCATCATCCTTTTATGATCTCTTTTGCACTTGGAGATATTCGCATTACCAATCGCTATGATGAAAATAATTTTAACGATAGTGTTTTTGGTGCTATTCATGAATTGGGACATGCATTTTATGAATTGGGCAATGCAAAAGAATTGGATGGAAATATTCTTTTTGGCGGAACATCTGCGGGTGTGCACGAAAGTCAATCGCGACTTTGGGAAAATATGGTTGGAAGAAGCATAGATTTTTGGCAATATTTTTATAAAGATTTTCAAATGCTTTTTCCAGAACAATTAAAAAATGTTTCTTTAAAAACTTTTTATGCCGGCATTAATAATGTAACACCATCCTTAATTCGCACTGAGTCGGATGAAGTCACTTACAATTTACATGTAATGATTCGCTTTAACCTTGAGAAACAACTTTTAGAGGGGAAATTAAAGGTTAAAGAATTACCGGAAGCATGGAATGCTTGTTACTTAAGTGATTTGGGAGTTAAAGTTCCAGATGATTCTCATGGTTGTTTACAAGATGTGCATTGGTATGCAGGATTGGTTGGTGGAAGTTTTCAAGGCTACACTTTAGGTAACTTAATGAGTGCACAATTTTTTGATGCAGCCTCGGCGGATCTGCCAAATCTTAATAATGACATTAAAAATGGAGATTTTACCCAATTGCAAAAATGGCTTATCGAAAATATTTATTGTCATGGAAAAAAATTCACTGGTCCTGAGGTTTTAAAAAAGGCAACAAAGAAAGACTTAAATATCGCTAATTATATGAATTACCTTAAGAGAAAATTTCCTATCAAATAA
- a CDS encoding FkbM family methyltransferase — protein MFITINNRNIVNFIAKKRWLRRLKIFKQPALSYVEWHDKKIYVDTSDWNGPSFHVLKWGMESYEKDNFEILRMICNQDTTFLDIGANIGIFSIKLAHLNKEMEIHAFEPEPITNQCLEKSVKQNDFKNIAVHKVALSNKNGQSSFYFDATNHGGHSLNAESIEGEGNLISHEINVELETLDQFVLKNMINKIDLIKMDVQRHEANVLEGGLQTLKKNRPIILMECYLDDLNVADSYLHKALRELNDYCIYEPKNNKVIDVLEYSENSFPKYNNNHKVQYYDFLFIPKEKKDEILKKINERFI, from the coding sequence ATGTTTATCACAATAAATAATCGAAATATTGTAAACTTTATTGCTAAGAAACGTTGGCTTAGGAGATTAAAGATTTTTAAACAACCTGCTCTCAGCTACGTTGAATGGCACGACAAAAAGATTTATGTCGACACATCAGACTGGAATGGCCCTTCTTTTCATGTACTTAAGTGGGGAATGGAAAGTTATGAAAAAGATAATTTCGAAATTTTAAGAATGATCTGCAATCAAGATACGACTTTTTTAGATATTGGGGCGAATATTGGTATATTTTCTATTAAGTTAGCTCATCTAAATAAAGAAATGGAAATTCATGCCTTTGAACCTGAGCCTATTACCAATCAATGTCTAGAGAAATCAGTAAAGCAAAATGATTTTAAAAATATAGCTGTGCATAAAGTGGCTCTGTCAAATAAGAATGGACAATCTAGCTTTTATTTTGATGCAACCAATCACGGTGGCCATTCTTTGAATGCTGAATCTATAGAAGGTGAAGGCAATTTAATTTCTCACGAAATCAACGTTGAATTGGAAACATTAGATCAATTTGTCCTCAAAAATATGATAAACAAAATTGACCTCATTAAAATGGATGTACAACGGCACGAAGCCAATGTCTTAGAAGGTGGTTTACAAACTTTAAAAAAAAATCGTCCTATTATTTTGATGGAATGTTATTTAGACGATTTAAACGTAGCCGATTCTTATTTGCACAAAGCTTTAAGAGAGTTAAATGATTATTGCATTTATGAGCCAAAAAACAATAAAGTTATAGATGTTTTAGAATATTCTGAGAATTCTTTTCCTAAATACAATAATAATCATAAAGTTCAATATTATGATTTTCTTTTTATTCCAAAAGAAAAAAAAGATGAAATATTGAAAAAAATTAATGAGAGATTTATTTAA
- a CDS encoding Crp/Fnr family transcriptional regulator: MKKNPKGHSFKKFASFFPTLNEEEIELLYQSSSELSVKKEQNIFIAGEKSYSIYLIVSGCVKFTREFEKDKTIISSLAKEGDSFGVLEIFSKSPYFERTCTAITHCDYFAVPNVAIFGIAEKNPSLYFDFLKRLSNVSSRLYNRIEGVRYKSAKQRLASCFLDFSPYLKNKSLYKKALLSRSDFADLADMTPETVSRVFAELKRMGAVEGSISDFNILDQNILKEISEFNNLRN; the protein is encoded by the coding sequence GTGAAAAAAAATCCAAAAGGACATTCATTTAAAAAGTTTGCCTCTTTTTTTCCAACACTCAACGAAGAAGAAATTGAATTATTATACCAAAGTTCTTCTGAGCTCTCGGTAAAGAAAGAGCAAAATATTTTTATTGCAGGAGAAAAATCATATTCAATATATTTGATTGTTTCTGGTTGTGTAAAATTTACTCGTGAATTTGAAAAAGATAAAACAATTATCAGTTCTCTTGCAAAAGAAGGTGATAGTTTTGGAGTGCTTGAAATATTTTCAAAATCTCCTTATTTTGAAAGAACATGTACAGCCATAACTCATTGTGATTACTTTGCAGTGCCAAACGTTGCCATTTTTGGCATTGCAGAAAAAAATCCCTCTTTATATTTCGATTTTTTAAAGCGCTTAAGCAATGTGTCCTCCCGTTTGTACAACAGGATTGAAGGTGTGCGTTACAAATCTGCAAAACAAAGGTTAGCTTCTTGTTTTCTGGATTTCTCACCGTATTTGAAAAATAAGTCTCTCTATAAAAAAGCACTTCTGAGCCGCAGTGACTTTGCCGATCTGGCTGACATGACACCTGAAACAGTGAGTCGTGTGTTTGCCGAACTCAAACGTATGGGGGCAGTTGAAGGAAGTATTTCGGATTTTAATATTCTTGATCAAAATATTTTGAAAGAAATATCGGAATTTAATAATTTAAGAAATTAA